Within Halopelagius longus, the genomic segment CGTTCGAGAACGAGTACCCCGAGATGGCCCCCGACTTCGACTACCCCGTCTACCACTACACGCAGGTGGTCGAATCGCTGGTCGAGGAGGGCCGCCTCGGACTCGACGGGACGGAACTCGACTACGACGTGACGTACCACGACCCCTGCCACCTCGGGCGGTTCAACGACGAGTACGACGCGCCGCGGGAACTCGTCCGGGCGACGGGCGCGCGGTTGGCGGAGATGCCGCGGAACCGCGAGGACTCGTTCTGTTGCGGCGGCGGCGGGGGCGGCCTCTGGATGGACCACGACGAGACCAAAAAACCGAGCGAGGAACGACTCCGGGAAGCCCTCGAAGACACCGCGGCCGGGAGCGCAGTCGAGAAGTTCGTCGTCGCCTGTCCGATGTGCGGCACGATGTACGAGGACGGCCGCAAGACCGGCGACTTCGAGGACGACATCGAGATTATCGACGTGGCGGAACTCCTCGTGGAAGCGTTGGAGTCGAAACGGGGGGCCGCGGTGGCCGAAGCCGAGAGCGACGACGACGCGACGCCCGCGGCGTCGGACTGACGCCGCAACGCCGAACTGACGCGGCGACGCCGCAACGACCCGCCGCGGAACCGACTCAGGACTCCGCGTCTTCGCCGTCTCCCGCTTCTTCCTCGTGTCGCCGCCGCAGTTGGTCTACGAGGTTCAGATGCATGAGGTGGAGATGCATCCCGATGCCGAACAGGAGGAGCCCCATCCCGACGAAGATGAGAGGGAGGAGGACGGCGTCGACTGCGCTCGGTACGCTGTCGAGGTTGTACGGGAGTTTGCCGACGACGGCGAGGAGGAAGGCGACGAGGATGACGCCGAACCCGGCTCTGACGAACCGGGAGTACCGCCCCAGTTGGTCGATTCGGTCCTCGATTTCGCCGGTCGTGAGCGAATTTCGGTCGTCTGTCATGGTGAGAGGTGGCCGCGGAACCGCGCGTCTCGGAGCGAACCGGCCCGCGCCCGTCCCGCGGTTGTCGTCCGGGCGGACCGGTGGCTAGTGGAGGGATAAAACGGAGGAGGAGCGGAGAGGGCCTCAGTTCATCGGGTACTCTTTCTGGAACCCGCGGAACTCCGTGCGGTGGGCCTCCTCGTCGGCGAGGATGGTGACCGCGAGGTCCTCCGTCACGGGGTCGTCCGCCTCGCGCGCGGCGTTTACGAGCGACCGGTACGTCTCGATGGCGTCCTCCTCCGCGGTGAGGACGCCCTCGATGACCGAGACGACGTCCGTGCTGTCCTCCGGCGGTTGGAGGTCCATCTGGCTCGCTTCGAACTCGGCGGACCCCGGCGGTTTCGCGTCGAGTTGTTTCAGGCGGTTCCCCAACATCTCGGCGTGGTTGAGTTCCTCTTGGATGTCCTCCTGAAGCGACTCTTTGACCTCCTCCGCGTGGACGCCGTCGAGGACGATGGAGTTGGTCAAGTAGTTCATCACCGTCTCCAGTTCGTCCAGATACGCCTCTTCGAGTATAGACGTGATTTGGTCTGCCATCTCGCAGAGATGTTGGCCCGCCGAGAACTAATAACTACCCGCCGAAGGGCGTATTTCGGCTCTCAGTCCAGAAATCCGACTAGTTCGACTGCGTAGCCGTCGGGGTCCTCGACGAACGCGGCGCGGGCGTTCGCCTCCTCGATGGTCATCGGTTCGTGGACGACGGGACAGTCCGTCTCCTCGACGACGCGTTCGAACTCGGCGTCCACGTCCTCGACTTCGACGGCGACGTGGTCCACGCCCGAGGGGTCAACCGACTCGTCGCTCTCGGGGTCGTACTTGAACTGCAGTTCCATGCCGTCGTCGCCGCCGACGTACACGTTGCGGACGCCGTCGAGGGTGAACTCGTGGGCGTACTCCAGTCCGAGCGTCTCGTAGAAATCGAGCGTCGCGTCCACGTCCGACACGTCCAGCGCCGTATGGATGAGTCGCATGGCGGCACCACGGCCGGACCCGTGAAATATCGGTCGGTCAGACCCGGGAAGCGTCCACGTCGATGGCGTCCACGGGGCAGATATCGACGCAGAGCATGCAGTCGATGCACTGGTCCTCGCGCGTCGGTTCGACCTTCTTCTCGCTCGCGGGGTGGTCCGGCGTGTCCACCCACGTGAACACGTCCACCGGGCAGTTCTCCAGACACGCGCCGTCGGCGACGCAGATGTCGTAATCGACGGCGACGTGCGTGCCGTGGATGCCGAGTTTCTCCGGCGGGTCTACGGGGCCCCATACCTCCACCCCGTTCTCCTCGCCGACGTTCTCGCGGTTCGAATCGAAGTTCGGGTCGATTCCCATTTGGCGGATGTAGTCACCCGGCCGTACTAAAGCGTCCGACTCCGGAATCGGGCGACGGAGGCGCGAATCGAGGCGACCAACCTGACAGATAAGTAACCGGCGCGCTCAGAGGACGCCATGCCGCGCGTCAACGAGTCCGACGTGGAGTGGTCGGAGAAAGAGCACGGAGAGACGACGTTCAGACGGAAACAACTCGGCGTCGCCGCCGACGCGGAACGCCTCGGCGCGAGTCTGTACGAACTCCCGCCGGGGGCGGCGTCGTGGCCGTACCACTACCACACCGGCAACGAGGAGGCGGTGTACGTCCTCTCGGGGACGGGCGTCCTCCGGACGCCGGAGGGCGAATCCCCCGTCGAACCGGGCGACTTCGCCGTCTTCCCCGACGACGAGTCCGGCGCGCACCGCCTGCGCAACGACGGCGAGGAACCGCTTCGCTACCTCGCCGTCTCGACGATGCGCGACCCGGACGTGACCGTCTACCCCGACTCGGAGAAGGTGGGCGTGTTCGCCGGGTCGCCGCCCGGCGGGCGGGAGGAACGGACCGTCTCCGGCTACTTCCGGCGCGAGGACGCGGTGGACTACTGGCTCGGCGAGGAGGAGTCGGAACGCGACGAGTGAAAAGAGGCGGGACGACCCGGTCGCCCCGCCGGAAGCGGGGCGGTCACGCGAGGGCGGTCTGGACGCTATCGAGCACGTCTCGCGCCGGACTCCGGTCCCGCGGCGGTACGCTCCCGTCGATGTACGACCGGAGCACCGAAGTCAGGTACTCCAGTTGCTCGCAGTCGAAGTCCTTCCCCTCTTCGAGGCGGAAGAGGAGGGTGAGCGCTCGTTCGGCGTCGTTCCCTTCGTCGAGTTCTCGTTCCACGGTGTCGAGGAGCGCGGTGTGCAGGACCCACGCCTCCTCGCGGTTCAAATCGAGCGTCGTCGGGCAGTCGTGTGCCGGAGCGGTCATTGTCTTACTCCGAGCGAAACTACATCCCGGACGGTATAAAGGTGTGTTTGGCATTAGCATACTGCGCACACTAGCGGCAGTGGATGCGGTTCGCGAGTTCGCGCCGTCTCTCGGCGCGCGAGGCGGTGAACCGCGTCCGCGCTTCCGGTCTCTCTCACGGCCACCGCACCGGTTCGCGTAAACGGCGTCGCTCGAAGGCCGCGATGCCCGTCGCTGACCGCGATTCCACCGTATCGAGCGACCGGAGTCACTCGAAGGCCGCAATCCCGGTCTTTCTCACGGCCACCGCACCGGTTCGAGTAAACGGAGTTACTCGAAGGCCGCGATGCCGGTTGCTAACTGGAATTCCACCGTGTCGAGTAAACGGAGTTACTCGAAGGCCGCGATGCCCGTGAGATCCTCCCCCAACACGAGCGTGTGGATGTCGTGGGTGCCCTCGTACGTGTACACCGTCTCGACGTTCGCCAGATGTCGCATCGGCGAGTAGTCCGTCGTGATGCCGTTGCCGCCCAGCATCTCTCGGGCGGTTCGGGTCACCTCCCGGGCCATCTCGACGTTGTGTCGCTTCGCCATCGAGACGTGCTGCGGCCGGAGTTCGCCGCATTCTTTCAGTTCGGCGAGGCGGTACGCCATCAACTGTCCGTTCGTAATCTTCGTCGCCATCTCGGCGAGGTTCTGCTGTTGTATCTGGAAGCGCGCGATGGGGCCGCCGAACTGCTCTCTGTCCTTCGCGTACTCGCGGGCCGCCTCGAACGCGTCCCGCGCCGCGCCGACGATACCCCACGAGATGCCGAACCGCGCCTGCGTGAGACAGGAGAGCGGTCCCTTCATCCCCTCAACGTTCGGGAGGACGTTCTCCTCGGGCACCCGAACGTCGTTGAGGCCGATTTCGCCCGTGACCGACGCCCGCATCGAGAGTTTGTCGTGGATGGGGTTCGTCGTCACGCCGTCGCGGTCCGTCTCGACCAGAAAGCCCCTGACGGGCGACTCCTCGGCGGAGACGTCCCGCGCCCAGACGACGGCCACGTCCGAGATGGGCGAGTTCGTTATCCACGTCTTCGACCCGTTGAGGACGTAGCCGTCGGCATCCCTCTCCGCCCGCGTCTCCATGCCCGCGGGGTTCGACCCGTGTTCGGGTTCGGTCAGTCCGAAACAGCCTACCGCCTCCCCCCGGCCGAGGGCGGGAAGCCACCGCTCCTTCTGTTCTTCGGACCCGTAGGCGTGGATGGGGTACATGACGAGTGCGCCCTGCACGCTCGCCATCGAGCGAATCCCCGAGTCCCCGGCTTCCAGTTCCTGCATCAGGACGCCGTACGCCCTCTCGCCGACGCCGGGAAGCCCGTAGCCGTCGATAGTCGGCGCGTAGAAGCCGAGTTCACCCATCTTCGGGACGAGTTCCTCCGGGAACGTCCCCGCCTCGAAGTGGTCGCCGATGTCGGGTTCGACCTCCTCCTCGACGAACCGGCGCGCCTCGTCGCGTATCATGCGCTCTTCGGGCGTGAGGTCCGCCTCCAATTCGAGATAATCGAGCATGAACGACTCTTGCGCGGCACGACGACAAAAGCGTTCGCTCGGTCCCGACCGGACGACGGAGAAGGGAGAGAAGACCCTCAGGCGATCAGTTCGGCGTCCGGTTCGTCGGAGTCGGCGTCGGCGTCCGACTCCGCGGCGACGCGTTCTGTGTACGCCACGAAGTTGTCGAACAGTCGCTTCGCCTCGCAGGCCGCCTCGTAGTTCTCGGCGTCGATGCCCGCGACGACGGACTCGATGCGTTCCTCGGGGAGGTCCTTCCCCCGGGTGACGGATTCGGCCGTCTGGGGATCGTACTCGGGGTGGAACTGAACGCCCCACGCGTGGCCCTTCCGGAACGCGTGGACGCCGTAGTCGTTCTCCGCGACGAGTTCCGCGCCCGGCGGGAGTTCGACGACGGCGTCCGAGTGCGTCGTGAAGGCGGTGAACGTCTCGTCGATGCCCTCGAACAGGGCGTCGTCGCCCGAGTGCGTCACCTCGCGGTAGCCGAGTTCGTACTCGCCCATGTCCTCGACGCGGCCGCCGAGGGCCGTCGCGAGCACCTGATGGCCGTAACAGACGCCGAGCATCGGCAGGCCCGCGTCGTGGGCGTCGCGCACGTAGTCTAAGAGCGGCGCTATCCAGTCTTCGTCCCAGTAGACGGACGACCGCGACCCGGTGACGACGACGCCGTCGAAGTCGAAGTGGTCCGGCAGTTCGCCGGCCGTCGCGTCGAACTCCGAGAGGTCGGCGTCGAGTTCGCGCCGGAAGTTGCGCCGCGTGTTCGGGTCGCGGTGCGACGCGTCGAGAAGTGCAAATCGCAGGCGAGAGTGGCCCGTACTCATCACCGCGTGTGAACGTTTCCGACGAAGAAGTGTCTTGCGTACGTGGCGCGTCGTGCCGGTCTTCGAGACGCCCGCGAACGCCCACGCCGTCGCCGACGGCCGACGCCGACCGGTGCCGCTACCGCGACGCCGACTGCTCGTCGAGGAAGCGCAGGAGTTCGTCGTTGACGACTTTCGACGCTTCGGCGTGCGCGAGGTGGCCCGCGCCCTCGACGGGGAAGAACTCGCCGCGCGGGAGGTCGGTCGCCAACTCCTCGCCGCGTTCAGGGGGCCAGACGGCGTCCTCCGTGCCATGGACGACGAGCGCCGGGGCGGTAACCTCGTAGAGGTCCTCAGCGGCGAACCGCTCGACCGCGGCGGCCTGCGCCTCCCACGCCGCCCGCGGGGCGTCCTCCTCGGCGCGCCACTCCAAAATCTGGTCGAACGCCTCCGGTTGCGCCTCAACGAATCGCTCGGAGACGGCCGCCCGGAGCGACCGTTCGAGTTCCTCGGGGTCGTCGGGCGCGCCGAAGAGAGGTTCGAGGTCCAACCCACCCCCGTACGCGGCGGTTCCGAACAGCGCGAGACTCCGGACGCGCGAGGTTGACCGCGCCGCCCGCAGGGCGACCATGCCGCCGAGTCCCGCGCCCACGAGGTGCGCCTTCCGGACGCCGTGGTCCGCGAGGACGGCCACGAGGTCGTCTACGAGCGTTCCGACGGCGTACGGGCCGTCGGGCGCGTCGGACCGCCCGGTGCCCCGCACGTCGAGGACGAGGCTCTCGTACGGGCCGGCGACGGCGGCGTGCTGCCACCCCCACTGCCACGCGCCGTACCCGGCGTCGCCGACGAACGCAACCGTCTCGCCCTCGCCGTCGGCCTCGTAGTGTATCTGGACGCTCCCGTTCGATGCGGTAGGCATGGTCGTCACTCTCGGCGGGGGCGTCTTTACGGCACCGACAGCGGTCGAGTTCGGAGACGGCCTACCGGGAATCGACGCGCCACTCGTCGTCGCGGCGTTCGACGACGGCGTCGAACAGCGTCTTCAGCGTGTTCACCGTCATCTCGTCGTGCGCCGTCGGGTCGAGGAAGAACTGACCGCGCGCGCCGACGGCCGCGAGGCGTCCCGTGAGGACGTGCAGGAAGCGATACAGCGTCTCCAACCGGGAGTACTGAAGCAGGAGCGTCAGCGACTCGACGGCGACGACCACCTCGCCGTCGGCCGCCTCCCAGTCGGTCAAGCGGGAGGATAGCTTCATCCCGATGCCCGTCAGGTCGGCGGGACTCGGCACTCCGTAGACGGTGACTCCCGAGTCAGAGGCGCGACTCGCCGCGTCGGTTCCGGTGACGAGGGCCGCCGCCGCGGGCGGACCGCCGAGTGTCTCCTCCCACCCGTCCAGCCACCGGTC encodes:
- a CDS encoding ferritin-like domain-containing protein → MADQITSILEEAYLDELETVMNYLTNSIVLDGVHAEEVKESLQEDIQEELNHAEMLGNRLKQLDAKPPGSAEFEASQMDLQPPEDSTDVVSVIEGVLTAEEDAIETYRSLVNAAREADDPVTEDLAVTILADEEAHRTEFRGFQKEYPMN
- a CDS encoding VOC family protein, whose translation is MRLIHTALDVSDVDATLDFYETLGLEYAHEFTLDGVRNVYVGGDDGMELQFKYDPESDESVDPSGVDHVAVEVEDVDAEFERVVEETDCPVVHEPMTIEEANARAAFVEDPDGYAVELVGFLD
- a CDS encoding 4Fe-4S dicluster domain-containing protein — its product is MGIDPNFDSNRENVGEENGVEVWGPVDPPEKLGIHGTHVAVDYDICVADGACLENCPVDVFTWVDTPDHPASEKKVEPTREDQCIDCMLCVDICPVDAIDVDASRV
- a CDS encoding cupin domain-containing protein, producing MPRVNESDVEWSEKEHGETTFRRKQLGVAADAERLGASLYELPPGAASWPYHYHTGNEEAVYVLSGTGVLRTPEGESPVEPGDFAVFPDDESGAHRLRNDGEEPLRYLAVSTMRDPDVTVYPDSEKVGVFAGSPPGGREERTVSGYFRREDAVDYWLGEEESERDE
- a CDS encoding DUF7853 family protein; amino-acid sequence: MTAPAHDCPTTLDLNREEAWVLHTALLDTVERELDEGNDAERALTLLFRLEEGKDFDCEQLEYLTSVLRSYIDGSVPPRDRSPARDVLDSVQTALA
- a CDS encoding acyl-CoA dehydrogenase family protein, giving the protein MLDYLELEADLTPEERMIRDEARRFVEEEVEPDIGDHFEAGTFPEELVPKMGELGFYAPTIDGYGLPGVGERAYGVLMQELEAGDSGIRSMASVQGALVMYPIHAYGSEEQKERWLPALGRGEAVGCFGLTEPEHGSNPAGMETRAERDADGYVLNGSKTWITNSPISDVAVVWARDVSAEESPVRGFLVETDRDGVTTNPIHDKLSMRASVTGEIGLNDVRVPEENVLPNVEGMKGPLSCLTQARFGISWGIVGAARDAFEAAREYAKDREQFGGPIARFQIQQQNLAEMATKITNGQLMAYRLAELKECGELRPQHVSMAKRHNVEMAREVTRTAREMLGGNGITTDYSPMRHLANVETVYTYEGTHDIHTLVLGEDLTGIAAFE
- a CDS encoding type 1 glutamine amidotransferase translates to MSTGHSRLRFALLDASHRDPNTRRNFRRELDADLSEFDATAGELPDHFDFDGVVVTGSRSSVYWDEDWIAPLLDYVRDAHDAGLPMLGVCYGHQVLATALGGRVEDMGEYELGYREVTHSGDDALFEGIDETFTAFTTHSDAVVELPPGAELVAENDYGVHAFRKGHAWGVQFHPEYDPQTAESVTRGKDLPEERIESVVAGIDAENYEAACEAKRLFDNFVAYTERVAAESDADADSDEPDAELIA
- a CDS encoding alpha/beta fold hydrolase, which encodes MPTASNGSVQIHYEADGEGETVAFVGDAGYGAWQWGWQHAAVAGPYESLVLDVRGTGRSDAPDGPYAVGTLVDDLVAVLADHGVRKAHLVGAGLGGMVALRAARSTSRVRSLALFGTAAYGGGLDLEPLFGAPDDPEELERSLRAAVSERFVEAQPEAFDQILEWRAEEDAPRAAWEAQAAAVERFAAEDLYEVTAPALVVHGTEDAVWPPERGEELATDLPRGEFFPVEGAGHLAHAEASKVVNDELLRFLDEQSASR
- a CDS encoding DUF7504 family protein, translating into MDLSERVPDVPRTATSVLVLRSAGDAPSDRAYGRLLVEDASGVRVAGVSFSGTPDRWLDGWEETLGGPPAAAALVTGTDAASRASDSGVTVYGVPSPADLTGIGMKLSSRLTDWEAADGEVVVAVESLTLLLQYSRLETLYRFLHVLTGRLAAVGARGQFFLDPTAHDEMTVNTLKTLFDAVVERRDDEWRVDSR